Genomic window (Candidatus Binatia bacterium):
CTCGCGTACAATGCGATGACCGGCACATAAAGGCCCTGAATATCTTCAGGGCCAAATCTGGTTCAACACCACCGCGAGCCGGATGCCGGCTTTCGCCAGCTGTTCCTCGACCACCGCAGCGGCGGCGTTCTGGTAGCGCTCCGTCAAACGCTCGTGGAGCGCCAAGATCTTCTCCGACATTTCCCGACATGGTGTCGCCCGCGCGGACCGCTGCGGGCGTATCGGCGTGGGCAAGAGGCCGTATGCCGTTTGCTCGGCCAACTGGTGACTCTCCCACGCCCACTGGTTGAAGTCGATCGTCTTCCGCTGCCAGGATATGAGCTGCGATTGAAAGCGGTGATCGAGGAAGTCGGCGAACCACGTCGGGCTGCGATGCTCCATGATGCGCCGGATGATATTGGTGTCCCACACCGAGTGCAGGTTCGGCTGGTACACGTCATCCTCCGGGTGGTCGGGCGATCGTTGTGGTTCGATGCCCAGATAGGCGACCGGCACGCAGTTGCCTCCCAGATCGTTGTTGGTGGTGTCGTGCAACGGTTGATGAAGATCGCCAATGAGATGAATGATGAACCGCAGCGCATCCGCCCAGCGGCGATCGGTCGCGTGGCTGCGGATCCCCGCAAGCTGCTCATTGATTGCCGTCAGCACACAGCCTGTGCGCGACGGACAGAAGCGGCGCAGATCGCTTTGCGAGGCACCGCGAGGGATGTTGATGAAGTGCCAAGGTCCCGTCCCCTGGAACGGCGACGTGTCGTCACGACGCACATCGTCGGCCCACGTCGACGCCTCCCCCATCACGCTGCGCGTGGTCGGATGACAGAAACGTGGCGTGCGCGGATCAATCGGTGCAGCCTCGAGCAGATCGTGTACCATCTTCCGCGCGTGGGAAGTGAGGTGCTTCTCGGCGAGGAGGGCGATCGTCTCATGCC
Coding sequences:
- a CDS encoding S1/P1 nuclease — translated: MFLLIVCAPTPARPWGCEGHETIALLAEKHLTSHARKMVHDLLEAAPIDPRTPRFCHPTTRSVMGEASTWADDVRRDDTSPFQGTGPWHFINIPRGASQSDLRRFCPSRTGCVLTAINEQLAGIRSHATDRRWADALRFIIHLIGDLHQPLHDTTNNDLGGNCVPVAYLGIEPQRSPDHPEDDVYQPNLHSVWDTNIIRRIMEHRSPTWFADFLDHRFQSQLISWQRKTIDFNQWAWESHQLAEQTAYGLLPTPIRPQRSARATPCREMSEKILALHERLTERYQNAAAAVVEEQLAKAGIRLAVVLNQIWP